A single region of the Triticum dicoccoides isolate Atlit2015 ecotype Zavitan chromosome 2B, WEW_v2.0, whole genome shotgun sequence genome encodes:
- the LOC119365892 gene encoding beta-fructofuranosidase, insoluble isoenzyme 7-like produces MNGAQNLNHGRTAYHFQPARCWQNDPNGPMYHNGMYHFFYQYNPRGPTWGDGKLSWGHSVSGDLVNWADVGNALDPTSPFDVNGCWSGSATVLPGGRPAILYTGMDDADKAQVQNVAFAKNPSDPLLREWEKPSCNPVIPMPEDVTGNNFRDPTEAWRGRDGLWRVAVAAEVAGVGSLLVYRSADFLHWERNPGPPLHVASSRDGDGPAVLECPDLFPMAAPGAMEGLDVSASRAGVLHVLKLSDFAKEDHYMVGRYDDDEDTFAPAEPERGGDCANWRRLDHGHLYASKSFYDARKKRRVLWAWVDETDGGGEGRGWAGIQAFPRAMWLDTDGKRLVQWPVEEIETLRRKRVGLQWATEVEAGGRKEIAGIVSSQADVQAVFEVPNLEDAETLDPKWLQDPKGLCAEKGASLPGGVGPFGLLVMASGDLKEHTAIFFRVFKHLDTYKVLMCTDLTKSSTKAEGIKIPFYGAFLDVEVDKDRSLSLRTLIDHTVVESFGDRGRTCMTARMYPEHPATSRSRLYAFNYGAGAVKVSKLEAWELATAAVNGGGVI; encoded by the exons ATGAATGGAGCTCAGAACCTGAACCATGGCCGAACGGCCTATCACTTCCAGCCTGCCAGGTGCTGGCAAAATG ATCCCAATG GGCCAATGTACCACAACGGCATGTACCACTTCTTCTACCAGTACAACCCTCGCGGCCCGACCTGGGGCGACGGCAAGCTATCATGGGGCCACTCCGTCTCCGGCGACCTCGTGAACTGGGCCGACGTTGGCAATGCGCTGGACCCCACGTCCCCGTTCGACGTCAACGGCTGCTGGTCGGGCTCCGCCACCGTCCTCCCCGGCGGCCGCCCGGCGATCCTCTACACCGGCATGGACGACGCCGACAAGGCGCAGGTGCAGAACGTGGCCTTCGCCAAGAACCCCTCCGACCCGCTTCTCCGCGAGTGGGAGAAGCCCAGCTGCAACCCGGTCATCCCCATGCCGGAGGACGTCACGGGCAACAACTTCCGTGACCCCACGGAGGCGTGGCGTGGCCGCGACGGCCTATGGagggtcgccgtcgccgccgaggtGGCCGGCGTGGGCTCCTTGCTCGTTTACCGGAGCGCGGACTTCCTACACTGGGAGCGCAACCCCGGCCCGCCTCTGCACGTCGCCAGCTCGCGTGACGGGGACGGCCCCGCCGTGCTGGAGTGCCCGGACCTGTTCCCGATGGCGGCACCCGGCGCGATGGAGGGTCTCGACGTGTCGGCGAGCCGCGCCGGGGTGCTGCACGTGCTCAAGCTCAGCGACTTCGCCAAGGAGGACCACTATATGGTCGGGcggtacgacgacgacgaggacaccTTCGCGCCGGCAGAGCCCGAGCGCGGCGGCGACTGCGCCAACTGGCGCCGGCTCGACCACGGCCACCTGTACGCGTCCAAGTCCTTCTACGACGCCCGCAAGAAGCGGCGCGTGCTGTGGGCGTGGGTGGATGAGACCGACGGCGGCGGTGAAGGCAGAGGGTGGGCCGGCATCCAGGCGTTCCCGAGGGCGATGTGGCTGGACACCGACGGGAAGCGGCTGGTGCAGTGGCCAGTCGAAGAGATCGAGACGCTGAGGAGGAAGCGGGTCGGCCTGCAGTGGGCGACGGAGGTGGAGGCCGGCGGcaggaaggagatcgccggcatcgTGAGCTCGCAGGCGGACGTGCAGGCGGTCTTCGAGGTCCCGAACCTGGAGGATGCCGAGACGTTGGACCCGAAGTGGCTGCAGGatcctaaggggctgtgcgccgagAAGGGCGCGTCCTTGCCGGGCGGAGTCGGCCCGTTCGGGCTCCTCGTCATGGCCTCCGGCGACCTGAAGGAGCACACCGCCATCTTCTTCAGGGTGTTCAAGCACCTTGACACGTACAAGGTTCTCATGTGCACCGACCTCACAAA GTCATCTACGAAAGCAGAAGGGATAAAAATCCCATTCTACGGGGCATTTCTGGACGTGGAAGTGGACAAAGACAGGAGCCTCTCGCTCAGAACACTG ATCGATCACACTGTGGTGGAGAGCTTCGGCGACCGGGGGCGGACTTGCATGACGGCCCGCATGTACCCGGAGCACCCGGCGACGAGCAGGAGCCGGCTGTACGCGTTCAACTATGGCGCCGGGGCCGTGAAGGTGTCCAAGCTGGAGGCGTGGGAGCTGGCGACGGCGGCCGTGAACGGTGGCGGCGTTATATAG
- the LOC119361266 gene encoding F-box/LRR-repeat protein At2g42730-like has translation MAPSHSEGQDRLSALPDNVLQRVLYHLRSDEAVRTGALSRRWRDVHEAVPVVDLVDTKTGDRNYGRLKLDQWIASAVTSGVEDLDVKLRYKGSNWGPPTQPLCPLREYERSDSKMYAKTQRLIFRCRTLRRLRLTSWTLDLPGSVDMASLDTLCLGRIVDGGGMLQRLLSSCPRLASLTLEECQSIKEITVASPYLRSFAMICCHNATGVELHTTCLNSLHYRGGLPPRGPSFITVPNFLAVAALRIGICEDLSSKGPSEVAPVTTLISRCRRLRYLELSLHPSMAYYSSLLTSVLRGLDNLTELSLQGRLPTDHAVRSVAALLLNAKNLQVLSLFLLGPYDRMAYDLSDAESETDLSDTNSDGEYGTYPDGEIDAVPDGKTDADMDDETYTDQDADPDAETETESGGESEIEPDNEADGEPETEPDGERDMEPKDNAINNGVKDSTGIPPSLWHMDVRCLDRSLRRINIANYRGLPLEKMLAKFLLSKAAVLEEFSVTLAAWLEPREDNKLAKELTSWLCVGRTRVTCIYSKKKKRSNF, from the exons atggcgccgTCGCACAGCGAGGGGCAAGACAGGCTGAGCGCTCTCCCCGACAATGTGCTGCAGCGCGTCCTCTACCACCTCCGGTCCGACGAGGCCGTGCGCACGGGCGCGCTCTCCCGGCGATGGCGCGACGTCCACGAGGCCGTCCCCGTTGTCGACCTCGTCGACACCAAGACGGGCGACCGGAACTACGGGAGACTCAAG CTCGACCAgtggatcgcctccgccgtcaccTCCGGCGTGGAGGACCTCGACGTCAAGCTCAGATACAAGGGTAGTAACTGGGGACCCCCCACGCAGCCGCTCTGCCCATTACGCGAATATGAGCGAAGCGACAGTAAGATGTACGCCAAGACTCAGCGGCTGATCTTCCGCTGCCGCACGCTCCGCCGCCTGCGCCTGACGAGCTGGACGCTGGACCTGCCGGGGAGCGTGGACATGGCGTCGCTGGACACGCTCTGCCTCGGGAGGATCGTCGACGGAGGCGGGATGCTGCAGCGGCTGCTCTCGAGCTGCCCGCGCCTTGCCAGCCTGACGCTGGAGGAGTGCCAGAGCATCAAGGAGATCACGGTGGCCAGCCCCTACCTGCGCAGCTTCGCCATGATCTGCTGCCACAATGCCACGGGCGTCGAGCTGCACACCACCTGCCTGAACTCGCTGCACTACAGAGGCGGCCTCCCTCCTCGCGGGCCGTCCTTTATCACGGTCCCAAACTTCTTGGCAGTCGCGGCGCTGAGGATTGGAATCTGCGAAGACCTCTCCAGCAAAGGACCGTCGGAAGTCGCTCCAGTGACGACGCTCATCAGCAGGTGCAGACGCCTGAGATATCTTGAACTTTCCTTGCACCCATCAATGGCCTACTACAGCAGCCTGCTCACAAGCGTCTTGCGTGGACTAGACAACCTCACAGAGCTGAGCCTCCAGGGCAGATTACCCACTGATCATGCTGTCCGGTCTGTCGCCGCCTTGCTTCTCAACGCCAAGAACCTGCAAGTGCTGTCGCTGTTCCTTCTGGGTCCATATGATCGGATGGCATACGATTTGTCTGATGCTGAATCAGAGACTGATCTGTCGGACACCAATTCAGATGGCGAATATGGTACCTATCCAGATGGCGAAATAGATGCCGTTCCAGATGGCAAAACAGATGCCGATATGGATGACGAAACATATACCGATCAAGATGCTGATCCAGATGCTGAAACAGAGACCGAGTCAGGTGGCGAATCAGAGATCGAGCCAGATAACGAGGCAGATGGTGAACCAGAGACTGAGCCAGATGGCGAACGAGATATGGAGCCCAAGGACAATGCCATCAACAATGGCGTCAAGGATAGTACCGGGATACCCCCCAGTCTGTGGCATATGGACGTCAGGTGCTTGGATCGCAGTCTGAGAAGAATCAATATTGCCAACTACAGAGGACTGCCTCTCGAAAAGATGCTTGCGAAGTTTCTGCTTTCCAAGGCTGCAGTGTTGGAGGAATTCTCAGTTACGTTAGCAGCTTGGCTTGAACCACGGGAGGATAATAAACTAGCAAAGGAGCTAACATCCTGGCTATGTGTAGGCCGTACCAGAGTAACTTGTATCTattcaaagaaaaaaaaaaggagtAACTTTTAA